In Coregonus clupeaformis isolate EN_2021a chromosome 15, ASM2061545v1, whole genome shotgun sequence, one genomic interval encodes:
- the LOC121582518 gene encoding VIP36-like protein isoform X1, producing MALKTYWTFVFLLIAAGRSFAEDGHHEMEEFLKREHSLSKPYQGVGSSSSSHWELMGDAMVTTDQVRLTSDMQSKQGAVWSRIPCHLRDWELQVHFKIHGQGKKNLNGDGLAIWYTKERMQKGPVFGNQDLFTGLGVFVDTYPNEEKHLEAQKTRYTTRTQRIFPFVLAMVGNGSISYDHERDGRPTELGGCNAMVRNLKHDTFIFIRYVRRRLTIMIDIDGQHEWRDCLDIPGVRLPQGYYFGASAITGDLSDNHDVISLKLYQLTVLRSETEEKEEEEEITLPSVDNMDLLRMGENEEGWSNIAMFFIILFSMLGCFLLIVVGLIVYSHWNENRRKRFY from the exons ATGGCTCTAAAAACATATTGGACGTTTGTGTTTCTTCTTATTGCAGCAGGTCGATCTTTTGCTGAAGATGGTCATCATGAAATGGAGGAGTTTCTGAAAAGGGAGCATTCATTGTCAAAGCCCTATCAAG gtgtggGTTCCTCCAGCTCCTCCCATTGGGAATTGATGGGCGACGCCATGGTAACCACAGATCAGGTGCGCCTCACATCTGACATGCAGAGCAAGCAGGGGGCAGTGTGGAGCCGCATT cccTGTCACCTAAGGGACTGGGAGTTACAAGTGCACTTTAAGATTCATGGCCAAGGCAAGAAGAATCTGAATGGGGATGGACTGGCAATTTGGTACACCAAGGAGCGCATGCAGAAAG GTCCTGTGTTTGGAAACCAGGACCTCTTCACAGGGCTGGGTGTGTTTGTGGACACGTACCCCAATGAGGAAAAACATCTAGAG GCGCAGAAGACGAGGTACACCACACGCACACAG AGGATCTTCCCCTTTGTGTTGGCGATGGTGGGGAACGGAAGCATTAGCTACGACCACGAACGAGACGGGCGTCCCACTGAGCTGGGTGGCTGCAACGCCATGGTGCGCAACCTCAAACACGACACTTTCATCTTCATCAGATACGTCCGCCGCAGGCTCacg ATTATGATTGACATTGATGGGCAGCATGAATGGAGGGACTGCCTGGACATACCAGGGGTACGGCTGCCCCAGGGCTACTACTTTGGAGCCTCTGCCATCACTGGAGATCTCTCTG ACAATCATGATGTGATCTCCCTGAAACTGTACCAGCTGACGGTGTTACGTAGTGAGacagaggaaaaggaggaggaagaggagatcaCTCTACCCAGTGTAGATAACATGGACCTACTAAGGA tgGGTGAGAATGAAGAGGGGTGGAGTAATATTGCCATGttcttcatcatcctcttctccatGCTGGGCTGTTTCCTGCTCATCGTGGTCGGCCTCATCGTCTACAGCCACTGGAATGAGAACAGACGCAAACGCTTCTactga
- the LOC121582518 gene encoding VIP36-like protein isoform X2 has translation MALKTYWTFVFLLIAAGRSFAEDGHHEMEEFLKREHSLSKPYQGVGSSSSSHWELMGDAMVTTDQVRLTSDMQSKQGAVWSRIPCHLRDWELQVHFKIHGQGKKNLNGDGLAIWYTKERMQKGPVFGNQDLFTGLGVFVDTYPNEEKHLERIFPFVLAMVGNGSISYDHERDGRPTELGGCNAMVRNLKHDTFIFIRYVRRRLTIMIDIDGQHEWRDCLDIPGVRLPQGYYFGASAITGDLSDNHDVISLKLYQLTVLRSETEEKEEEEEITLPSVDNMDLLRMGENEEGWSNIAMFFIILFSMLGCFLLIVVGLIVYSHWNENRRKRFY, from the exons ATGGCTCTAAAAACATATTGGACGTTTGTGTTTCTTCTTATTGCAGCAGGTCGATCTTTTGCTGAAGATGGTCATCATGAAATGGAGGAGTTTCTGAAAAGGGAGCATTCATTGTCAAAGCCCTATCAAG gtgtggGTTCCTCCAGCTCCTCCCATTGGGAATTGATGGGCGACGCCATGGTAACCACAGATCAGGTGCGCCTCACATCTGACATGCAGAGCAAGCAGGGGGCAGTGTGGAGCCGCATT cccTGTCACCTAAGGGACTGGGAGTTACAAGTGCACTTTAAGATTCATGGCCAAGGCAAGAAGAATCTGAATGGGGATGGACTGGCAATTTGGTACACCAAGGAGCGCATGCAGAAAG GTCCTGTGTTTGGAAACCAGGACCTCTTCACAGGGCTGGGTGTGTTTGTGGACACGTACCCCAATGAGGAAAAACATCTAGAG AGGATCTTCCCCTTTGTGTTGGCGATGGTGGGGAACGGAAGCATTAGCTACGACCACGAACGAGACGGGCGTCCCACTGAGCTGGGTGGCTGCAACGCCATGGTGCGCAACCTCAAACACGACACTTTCATCTTCATCAGATACGTCCGCCGCAGGCTCacg ATTATGATTGACATTGATGGGCAGCATGAATGGAGGGACTGCCTGGACATACCAGGGGTACGGCTGCCCCAGGGCTACTACTTTGGAGCCTCTGCCATCACTGGAGATCTCTCTG ACAATCATGATGTGATCTCCCTGAAACTGTACCAGCTGACGGTGTTACGTAGTGAGacagaggaaaaggaggaggaagaggagatcaCTCTACCCAGTGTAGATAACATGGACCTACTAAGGA tgGGTGAGAATGAAGAGGGGTGGAGTAATATTGCCATGttcttcatcatcctcttctccatGCTGGGCTGTTTCCTGCTCATCGTGGTCGGCCTCATCGTCTACAGCCACTGGAATGAGAACAGACGCAAACGCTTCTactga